One Mya arenaria isolate MELC-2E11 chromosome 5, ASM2691426v1 genomic window carries:
- the LOC128236094 gene encoding probable pterin-4-alpha-carbinolamine dehydratase produces MLLQLFSKRSIVSLQNYRSLAKMASDAKRAKLTEEERTSSLSPLKTTGWTMVEGRDAIYKEFLFKNFNEAWGFMSRVALQAEKMDHHPEWFNVYNKVQITLSTHDCGGLSQRDVKLATFIESAAAATKSS; encoded by the exons ATGCTTTTACAATTGTTCTCAAAAAGAAGTATCGTTTCATTGCAAAACTACCGTTCCTTAGCAAAGATG GCATCAGATGCAAAGCGTGCTAAGCTCACAGAGGAGGAGCGTACAAGCTCCCTGTCACCGCTGAAAACCACTGGCTGGACGATGGTTGAAGGCAGGGACGCGATCTACAAGGAGTTTCTCTTCAAGAATTTCAATGAG gcATGGGGTTTTATGAGTCGTGTTGCCTTACAAGCCGAGAAGATGGATCATCACCCAGAATGGTTTAACGTTTATAACAAG GTTCAAATCACCCTGAGCACCCATGATTGTGGAGGTTTGTCCCAGCGCGATGTCAAACTGGCGACATTTATAGAGTCTGCCGCTGCTGCTACCAAGTCTTCCTAA
- the LOC128233502 gene encoding uncharacterized protein LOC128233502 → MAGLNNETVEENATENTTEVVPEMYHHLTLYIGVSVGAGIAVCLIIILAIVCYKRRLHIRYGGDRRSSSRRLFLRGFSTVSQRGVIDSTAEFEISNIHGGTSVSSSVDNRPTSGGSKSGQLPKKPLRKKTRTSSSAVRYENVAVDPKCGIVVKSTSLESDIPYMDRTLESRLSFDGELHDEVFE, encoded by the exons ATGGCTGGGTTAAATAATGAGACAGTTGAAGAAAATG CCACCGAAAACACAACGGAGGTGGTCCCTGAGATGTATCACCACT TAACCCTCTATATCGGTGTCAGCGTGGGTGCTGGGATTGCAGTCTGCCTCATCATTATTCTCGCCATCGTCTGTTACAAACGCAG GCTTCACATTCGGTATGGCGGAGACAGAAGATCCAGTTCGAGACGACTGTTTCTACGTGGATTTAGCACTGTTTCCCAGCGTGGTGTTATAGACAGTACTGCAGAGTTCGAAATTTCCAACATACATGGGGGAACCAGCGTATCAAGTAGTGTTGATAATAGACCAACTTCCGGTGGTTCAAAATCTGGACAGTTGCCTAAGAAACCTTTGAGAAAAAAGACTCGGACCTCATCTTCGGCTGTGCGTTACGAGAATGTGGCCGTTGACCCCAAATGTGGTATTGTGGTTAAAAGCACTAGTTTGGAATCGGATATACCGTACATGGACCGAACTTTAGAGAGCAGGTTGTCGTTCGATGGTGAACTGCATGACGAGgtgtttgaataa